The following nucleotide sequence is from Chitinispirillales bacterium ANBcel5.
AGCCAGAATCGACTGTTATGTTTCGGGTGAAACTGCGGGTGCTGTGAGAAGCTGTATGCTGGATTCGAGTAAGATTGTTACCCTTATCATAACTATAAGTTCTGGTGTAGTTTGCAAGGGCATTGGCATCATTGATGTTTGCCAGATGCTGATTAAACCATTCATCTCCGTGCTGTGGGGTATTTTGGTTTAAGCCGGTGTGCTCGCGGCCGGTGGCACAGGTAAGGCGGTAGAGTGCATCGTATTCATAAGTGCATTTAGGCTCTACTACCTGATTGTTGGTAAATACCGAATCAAAGGAGTTATCCTCAATTTCAATGACGTTCCCTACGGGATCATACTGATATGCAATGTCCTGAAGCAGCTTGCTGTCACTGATTCGTTTTGTTTGAAGCGAAGTTAGGCGAAAGGTTTTGTCGTCGTACTCATATTCAGTGAAGGTTCCGTTGCCGTAATCGATTCTTTGCCGCTGTCCCTTAGCGTTATAACGAATGCCTGTGACAAAATCGGTGAACTCAGTTTCATTTTTAAGTTGCACCCTAACCTTGTTGAGAGCGCCGGACTGATGAAACTCCGCAACGGTAATACTTTCGTCAGGTTTCTCCTGCTCTATAACATGACCAAGCGCGTCATAGTTGTTATTTGTGGTAAACGTCTCAGATTCCAGAAGTGAGTCAGGATCCGCAACATCCCAGTTTACCTCTGTATCATAAGCACCGGTTGTAAGCGCGCGGAGACGATAAACACTTTGCGGCACTTCACCTTTGAAGGTATATGCAGGAACGGTTGTGCAGCCCGCTTCATCATAGGTTTTATACATCTGCCCACGAAGGTTTTTGTCCTGCGGATCAGTTTGCGATTCACCGTAGATAATTTTCTGCACCAGATTATCCAGACCATTACCGACAACCCTATTTTCGGTAGGCCTGTGAAGAGTATCGTAGTTTATAGTTACAACATGCCCTTTAGCATCAAAAGTTTTAACCGGATTCTCCATCACATCAATAAAAACCCTGTCATCCCCGGCATCGATATTCTGCGTCCTTAAGGAATGTTCCGCCATATCATAGGTATAAGTAAACGCAACATTGCCTCGCGGATCGGTTACAGTCAGAGGATTTCCGGTGATATCGAAGGTAGTTACTGTCTCATAAATCTGATCCGTTGTAGCTGTATCCTTATTTTCCAGATACTGCCTTACCCTAAACTTTCTGCCCAGTGTGTCGAGTATTGCCACCTGCGGAGTATTAAAATGATCATGCCCTGCCTTATTATCGTTCTGGTCGTGGGTTTCCACTTCCCATGGAGTAAATTCAACACGAGTAAAATGACCATCAGGCAGATCGGTTTTCACCACCCGCATCAGCGGGTCGTAATGAATGATTGGCGTAACGCCAAATTCAGCAAAAAACTGCTCAGGCTCATATTCGTGCTTTGCACTGTAGAAAGGTTCGTACTGCTTTACCGGTTCCTGCTTATTATTGTAAACGACACGCCCCGATACAAGCCAGCGGTCTTCAACCTCCTCCTCTTCATACTCATCATTGTCCTGACGCACCCAGGCAAGCCCACTCTCAACCTTAATCTTACTCTGAAGCTCACGCTCAAAACCATCACTGTAACCCAGACTTATCTGTATCCTCGATGTTTCACCCCCAGCCAGATCACTGACATGTGTCTCACGGGCAAGAGCAGGGATTCCTGAATGCCATGTCTGTCTGGAAAACGCTTGGAAGACCAAAGAATTCAGTAATGGATGATCAGACTTTACTCAAAAAGTATAAGAGTCTTTATGTAGACCTGAAAAACGGTTTATCTGTAAGATAAAGGTATGAAAGTACACGATGTATGTTTGAATACTGTTTTGAAAGAAAGGAAGGTGATTAAGTATGGCAGGATGTGAATTTTGTTTACAATTTATAGAGTAATGAAAGCAGCTGGTTCATCTCACTTTTAAGTTTTTTTTTGAAAATTATAGTGCAAGACTACGAATTAATTATTTGTACGAATCTAAGAATTTTGCAACAATAATATTTCCATTTTCAGAAAGAATAATATTGTTAGTACCCAGACCTAAAATGTTTAGTTGCTTACCACTTTTCAAAATTTCTACTAATGTCATATTTTCTATATTGATTCGGAAAAGATTTGATCCAACAATCTTCGTAGTTAAATCACCATCTCTTGATTGTTCTATAGTCGGATTATCTAAGTACATGCGGTTATCTAAAAAATATATCTTTGAATAAATTGAAAATGTATCACCTAGGAGATGATTAATCGGAATTAATTCTTGTTTTATTGAACTTGCAGTTAATAAAAATACTGAATTATATTTACTTACAACACAGATTAAATTATTTTCCAAAAAGTTATACTCAATCTCTGATAGTACGATAAGTGAATCTAATGGGAACGTTATTTGAGGTTGAGCTTTTATAAAATTTGTTAAAGATATACTAGTATTTGTAGATAATAATATGAGGTTATTTGAAATTAATTTCACCCTGTTTAACTTATCTTCCAAATGCAATGAAAATTCTTCGATAAATTCACCGTTAAATGTTTTCTTTGTTATTATAATATGAGATTGGGAATTATGTTTCCTAAGTGCATAAATATTTTGCTCTTCAATAATAAAATCCATTACTGGTGAACCAAATTGAATTGATTTTACTAATTCCGAATTTTGGTGGTGAATATTAATTTTATCATCTCCCACAAAACTGATAAAAAGTTTGTTGTCAAAAAATTTGGCAACATTAACGCTTTCGTTTTTAATATTCACTTTCATTATTATATCGCTATCAATCATAACTGAATAACTCCTAAAAATTATCAAAATATAAATCGCTATTATTT
It contains:
- a CDS encoding RHS repeat-associated core domain-containing protein → MVFQAFSRQTWHSGIPALARETHVSDLAGGETSRIQISLGYSDGFERELQSKIKVESGLAWVRQDNDEYEEEEVEDRWLVSGRVVYNNKQEPVKQYEPFYSAKHEYEPEQFFAEFGVTPIIHYDPLMRVVKTDLPDGHFTRVEFTPWEVETHDQNDNKAGHDHFNTPQVAILDTLGRKFRVRQYLENKDTATTDQIYETVTTFDITGNPLTVTDPRGNVAFTYTYDMAEHSLRTQNIDAGDDRVFIDVMENPVKTFDAKGHVVTINYDTLHRPTENRVVGNGLDNLVQKIIYGESQTDPQDKNLRGQMYKTYDEAGCTTVPAYTFKGEVPQSVYRLRALTTGAYDTEVNWDVADPDSLLESETFTTNNNYDALGHVIEQEKPDESITVAEFHQSGALNKVRVQLKNETEFTDFVTGIRYNAKGQRQRIDYGNGTFTEYEYDDKTFRLTSLQTKRISDSKLLQDIAYQYDPVGNVIEIEDNSFDSVFTNNQVVEPKCTYEYDALYRLTCATGREHTGLNQNTPQHGDEWFNQHLANINDANALANYTRTYSYDKGNNLTRIQHTASHSTRSFTRNITVDSGSNRAVPATMTGPISSYFDLNGNCTELEHIAEISWNYRNNISKATIIKRTGSPDDAEYYVYDGSGNRVRKITVANDERIEKIYLGGVEIRRISSFDGSLKKLERYDHHVMDDTSRIAIVNHWTVDVHNRETDNPGDLNSNKIRYQCGNHLGSASLELNEIGELISYEEYFPYGGTSFVVGNSEKEVKLKEYRYTGKERDEATGLYYYGARYYCPWIGRWLSADPAGP